The Qipengyuania oceanensis genome includes the window GCCTTCGATCACCTGTCCTGCGGCAGTGGCGCTGTATCTGTGGGAGCGCGATACGGTGCAGCCTGTGGCGGAGCGGCATTTCGACCAACCCGTTGCTTCGATCCGTCACCTTGGAGCTTATTCCTGTCGACGGCTCTACGGCCGCGACAGCGGACCCTGGAGCGAGCACGCGACCGCCAACGCGATCGACATTTCAGGTTTCGTCCTCTCCGACGGTACCGAGATCAGCGTGCTCTCAGACTGGGACGAGCCGGGATCGAAATCCAGTTTCCTTCGGGAGTTGCGCGATGGCGCATGCGACGCTTTCGCCACGACACTGTCGCCTGATTACAACGAGGCTCATGCCGATCATTTCCACCTAGACCAGGCGGACAGAGGGTGGGGCAGCGTCTGTCGATAGGATGAAAAAAAGGCCCCGCCGCAGCGGAGCCTTTCTTTGTTCGACAAAGCGAATCAAGCGCTTACCGGATCATCGTCGTCATCGATGATCAGGAAGACCGCGATCACCAGCCCGGCCAGCAGCGCGATGTGCACGATGGCGGGCAGGCCCAGGGCATCGCCCATTTCGTTCGATTCGGCGGCCGGAGCGCTCGCGCGGTCCATGGCCGGAGCGGCGCTGGCGGAGACCGAAGTCCCGGCCAGCAAGCCAGCCGCCACGGCGGCAGAAACTAGTTTCCTCATATTCAATTCCCCGAAATTGTCTGGTTTGCGACCTTATCGTTGAGCGCCCTTGTAAGGCACCGGCCGAGACCCGGTCAAATAGGTAATATCCTCAAGCCGGTTCGAGAGCGTATCCCGCGCTCCTGACCGTGCGGATCGGATCGGTCGCCCCATCGATCTCGATCGCCTTGCGAAGCCGGCGGATGTGAACGTCGACCGTTCGCAGTTCGATGTCGCTGCCGGTCCCCCAGACGCCGTCCAGCAACTGGTTGCGGCTGAACACGCGGCCCGGGCTCTCCATGAAGAACTTGAGCAGCCGGTACTCGGTCGGACCGAGTTGCAGTGCCTGACCCTGCCGGACGACCTTGTGGGCGACAGGATCGAGGATGATGTCGCCGACCTGGACGCTCTCGCCGGCAAGCGCGGGGCGGATTCTCCGCATGACGGCAGCAACCCGCGCCAGTAGCTCCCTCGGGCTGAAAGGCTTGGTCAGATAGTCGTCTGCCCCGATCTCGAGCCCGCG containing:
- a CDS encoding extensin family protein, which produces MLCVLAVAAGAHGWLLAHPEHDPRAPLDLNDPVVWATQAKLDALQGDPGLCRAVLERSGIEFEVQPPAGEGPCLRADRTRLGDLPLSPDTPSITCPAAVALYLWERDTVQPVAERHFDQPVASIRHLGAYSCRRLYGRDSGPWSEHATANAIDISGFVLSDGTEISVLSDWDEPGSKSSFLRELRDGACDAFATTLSPDYNEAHADHFHLDQADRGWGSVCR
- the phoB gene encoding phosphate regulon transcriptional regulator PhoB codes for the protein MTSPKLILVEDDPALSELLQFRFEKEGYSVRATPDGDEALVMAREDQPDLMILDWMIEGTSGIEVCRRLRRDKLTSHLPIIMLTARESEDDRVRGLEIGADDYLTKPFSPRELLARVAAVMRRIRPALAGESVQVGDIILDPVAHKVVRQGQALQLGPTEYRLLKFFMESPGRVFSRNQLLDGVWGTGSDIELRTVDVHIRRLRKAIEIDGATDPIRTVRSAGYALEPA